A section of the Drosophila sechellia strain sech25 chromosome 3L, ASM438219v1, whole genome shotgun sequence genome encodes:
- the LOC6605192 gene encoding diphosphoinositol polyphosphate phosphohydrolase 1, which translates to MVKEKPNSTRIYDKDGFRRRAACICVKSENEAEVLLVTSSRRPELWIVPGGGVEPEEESSVTAVREVLEEAGVVGDLGRCLGVFENNDHMHRTEVFVMNVTQELDEWEDSRSIGRKRQWFTIDDALSQLALHKPTQQHYLMQLQHSKTLDNTNRVVNATHPPKLTNAATPAASPTTA; encoded by the exons ATGGTCAAGGAGAAGCCCAACTCGACTCGCATCTACGACAAGGATGGATTCAGGCGCCGAGCTGCTTGTATTTGCGTGAAATCGGAGAACGAGGCGGAG GTGCTCTTGGTAACCTCATCTCGTCGCCCGGAGTTGTGGATCGTTCCAGGAGGCGGCGTTGAACCAGAAGAGGAGTCATCGGTGACAGCCGTACGCGAAGTGCTCGAGGAAGCCGGCGTGGTTGGCGATCTGGGTCGTTGTCTCGGTGTCTTTGAG AACAATGACCACATGCATCGCACCGAGGTGTTCGTGATGAACGTCACTCAGGAACTGGACGAGTGGGAGGATTCGCGGAGCATCGGTCGCAAGCGCCAGTGGTTCACCATCGATGATGCACTCTCGCAGCTGGCGCTGcacaagccgactcagcagcACTATCTGATGCAGCTGCAGCACTCGAAGACGCTGGACAACACGAATCGCGTGGTGAACGCCACGCATCCGCCCAAGTTGACCAATGCCGCCACCCCAGCCGCATCGCCCACTACGGCATAA